Proteins encoded together in one Acipenser ruthenus chromosome 22, fAciRut3.2 maternal haplotype, whole genome shotgun sequence window:
- the LOC117431399 gene encoding receptor expression-enhancing protein 2-like gives MVSWIISRLVVLIFGTLYPAYSSYKAVKTKNVKEYVKWMMYWIVFAFFTTAETLTDIILSWFPFYFELKIAFVIWLLSPYTKGSSVLYRKFVHPTLSNKEKEIDEYITQARDRSYETMMTFGKRGLNLAANAAVTAATKGQGVLSDKLRSFSMQDLTLIHDEETVHQRSSDPPMHTSTSSLLETMADSRGGGSAGRGKAQPVELHHSQKLDGDQSDTRTEQSDEDAADRAPKRTQSVKTVKKTTTKTEPQTKTVKRQPKKKTTTAPSSNETA, from the exons ATGGTGTCCTGGATCATCTCAAGATTAGTGGT GCTAATATTTGGGACACTGTACCCAGCCTACTCTTCATACAAGGCGGTAAAAACGAAGAATGTTAAAGAATAC GTGAAGTGGATGATGTACTGGATAGTCTTTGCGTTTTTCACAACAGCGGAAACGCTCACAGATATCATTCTTTCTTG gtttccattttattttgaaCTGAAGATTGCCTTTGTCATCTGGCTGTTGTCCCCCTACACAAAAGGCTCCAGTGTGCTCTACCGGAAGTTTGTCCACCCAACGCTGTCCAATAAGGAAAAG GAGATTGATGAGTACATTACCCAGGCCAGGGACCGGAGCTATGAGACTATGATGACGTTTGGAAAGAGGGGACTCAATCTAGCAGCCAATGCCGCTGTCACTGCAGCTACCAAG GGTCAGGGCGTCCTCTCAGACAAGCTGCGCAGTTTCAGCATGCAGGACCTGACGCTGATTCACGACGAGGAGACGGTGCACCAGCGCAGCTCAGACCCACCCATGCACACGTCCACCAGCAGCCTGCTGGAGACCATGGCCGACTCCAGAGGGGGGGGCAGCGCTGGCCGTGGGAAAG CCCAACCAGTGGAGCTACATCACAGTCAGAAGCTGGACGGGGACCAATCAGACACGAGGACAGAGCAGTCTGATGAGGACGCTGCGGACAGAGCCCCGAAACGCACACAGAGCGTGAAGACGGTGAAGAAAACCACAACGAAAACAGAG CCTCAGACAAAAACCGTGAAGAGGCAGCCAAAGAAAAAGACAACAACGGCACCCAGCAGCAACGAAACGGCGTGA